Proteins found in one Corynebacterium zhongnanshanii genomic segment:
- the pyrF gene encoding orotidine-5'-phosphate decarboxylase: protein MSNQATAAAPTFGQRFLERAERFGPLCVGMDPHAGILEQWSLPNTVEGLRAFSEICVEAFSDRACVVKPQVAFYEAFGSAGFAVLEESIRALREAGVLVIADAKRGDIGTTMAGYAAAWLRPGSPLEVDAVTVSPYLGFDSLHPVFELAEEHGKGAIVLAATSNPEAPSLQAGVVEGIRGERVSVAQDIVDRASDINRHHERAGNIGVVIGATLTEAPDLSQVNGMILMPGVGAQGGTVQDVKRLTGTSYPLVSPNVSRSVLRTGPDIADLRVAIDTQSAELLK, encoded by the coding sequence GTGAGTAACCAGGCAACCGCCGCAGCACCGACGTTTGGCCAGCGCTTCCTGGAGCGCGCCGAGCGCTTCGGACCGCTGTGTGTGGGTATGGACCCGCACGCGGGCATCCTTGAGCAGTGGAGCCTTCCGAACACTGTGGAGGGGCTGCGTGCCTTCTCCGAGATCTGTGTGGAGGCGTTTTCGGACCGCGCGTGCGTGGTTAAGCCACAGGTGGCGTTTTATGAGGCCTTCGGCTCTGCTGGATTTGCCGTGCTGGAGGAGTCCATTCGTGCGTTGCGCGAGGCCGGAGTACTCGTGATTGCCGACGCCAAGCGCGGTGACATCGGGACCACCATGGCGGGATACGCCGCGGCGTGGTTGCGGCCGGGTTCCCCGCTGGAGGTGGATGCCGTCACCGTGTCTCCGTACCTTGGTTTCGATTCCTTGCACCCCGTCTTCGAGCTGGCTGAGGAACACGGCAAGGGTGCAATTGTCCTGGCAGCAACCTCTAATCCGGAGGCCCCCTCTCTCCAGGCAGGGGTAGTGGAGGGTATCCGCGGTGAGCGAGTGAGTGTAGCCCAGGACATCGTGGACCGGGCGTCGGACATTAATAGGCACCATGAGCGGGCGGGCAACATCGGCGTGGTGATCGGCGCGACCCTCACCGAAGCACCCGACTTGTCGCAGGTCAACGGCATGATTCTCATGCCCGGCGTGGGTGCACAAGGTGGCACGGTCCAGGACGTCAAACGACTCACCGGCACCAGCTACCCGTTAGTGTCCCCTAACGTGTCTCGATCGGTGCTTCGCACGGGTCCTGACATCGCTGACCTGCGGGTGGCGATCGACACGCAATCTGCCGAGCTGTTGAAATAG
- the carB gene encoding carbamoyl-phosphate synthase large subunit codes for MPRRSDINHVLVIGSGPIVIGQACEFDYSGTQACRVLKEEGLRVTLINSNPATIMTDPEFADHTYIEPIQPEYIEKIFKKEADEGHKVDAVLATLGGQTALNAAIQLDRLGILDKYGVELIGADIDAIERGEDRQKFKDIVEKIGGSSARSRVCHNMDEVHETVAELGLPVVVRPSFTMGGLGSGLAFNHEDLERIAGGGLAASPEANVLIEESILGWKEFELELMRDGKDNVVVVCSIENVDALGVHTGDSVTVAPSMTLTDREYQIMRNQGIAILREVGVDTGGCNIQFAINPKDGRIITIEMNPRVSRSSALASKATGFPIAKLAAKLAIGYTLDEVRNDITEVTPAAFEPTLDYVIVKAPRFAFEKFPGADDTLTTTMKSVGEAMAVGRNYITGLNKVMRSLETKQAGFWTVPDESFAGDRATDKDAVLEDLKRPTEGRMYDVELALRLGATVEEVYEASGIDPWFLEEVKDLVEFRQRLIDAPVLDVDLLREAKYLGLSDRQIAALRKEFAGEDGVRSLRWSLGIRPVFKTVDTCAAEFEAKTPYHYSSYELDPEAESEVAPQKDRKKVLILGSGPNRIGQGIEFDYSCVHAALELSRAGYETVMVNCNPETVSTDYDTADRLYFEPLTFEDVMEVYHAEAQSGDIAGVIVQLGGQTPLGLAQRLADAGVPVVGTSPEAINLAEDRGEFGKVLEAAKLPAPEFGTATSFQEAKDVADRISYPVLVRPSYVLGGRGMEIVYDEASLEDYITRATEITSDHPVLVDRFLDSAIEIDVDALCDGEEVYLAGVMEHIEEAGIHSGDSACALPPMTLGDEDIDKVRKSTAALAHGIGVKGLMNVQFALKDDILYVIEANPRASRTVPFVSKATGVPLAKAAARIMLGATIAELKTEGMLPKNQDGGSLPMGHPIAVKEAVMPFNRFRTAEGKVLDSLLSPEMKSTGEVMGLDLDFGSAFAKSQLGAFGTLPTSGTVFVSVANRDKRTLILPIQRLASLGFKILATSGTANMLRRNGVECEVVAKVSQAANQRTVVDCIKDGEVDLILNTPAGSAGARHDGYDIRAAAVTMGVPCVTTVQGTVAAVQGIEALQSHETSLLPIQDLEH; via the coding sequence ATGCCACGTCGTTCTGACATCAACCACGTACTCGTGATCGGTTCCGGCCCCATCGTGATCGGCCAGGCCTGCGAGTTCGACTACTCCGGCACCCAGGCGTGCCGCGTCCTCAAGGAAGAGGGCCTACGGGTGACGCTGATTAACTCCAACCCGGCCACCATCATGACCGACCCGGAGTTCGCAGACCACACCTACATCGAGCCGATTCAGCCCGAGTACATCGAGAAGATCTTCAAGAAGGAAGCCGACGAAGGCCACAAGGTGGACGCTGTTCTGGCCACTCTCGGTGGTCAGACCGCGTTGAACGCGGCAATCCAGCTGGACCGTCTGGGCATCCTGGACAAGTACGGTGTGGAGCTGATCGGTGCGGATATCGACGCGATTGAGCGCGGCGAGGATCGCCAGAAGTTCAAGGACATCGTGGAGAAGATCGGTGGGTCCTCGGCGCGTTCCCGCGTGTGCCACAACATGGATGAGGTGCACGAGACGGTCGCCGAGCTCGGCTTGCCAGTCGTGGTGCGCCCGTCCTTCACCATGGGTGGCTTGGGCTCCGGTCTGGCCTTCAACCACGAGGACCTGGAGCGCATCGCCGGTGGCGGACTCGCCGCCTCCCCTGAGGCCAACGTCCTCATCGAGGAGTCCATCCTCGGGTGGAAGGAGTTCGAGCTGGAGCTTATGCGCGACGGTAAGGACAACGTCGTCGTCGTATGTTCGATTGAGAATGTGGATGCGCTGGGCGTGCACACGGGTGACTCCGTGACCGTTGCCCCGTCGATGACCCTGACCGACCGCGAGTACCAGATCATGCGTAATCAGGGCATCGCCATTCTGCGCGAGGTGGGTGTGGACACCGGCGGATGTAACATCCAGTTCGCCATCAACCCCAAGGATGGCCGCATCATCACCATCGAGATGAACCCTCGTGTGTCTCGTTCGTCCGCGCTGGCGTCCAAGGCGACGGGATTCCCGATCGCAAAGTTGGCTGCGAAGCTGGCCATCGGCTACACGCTGGATGAGGTGCGCAACGACATCACCGAGGTCACCCCAGCGGCCTTCGAGCCCACCTTGGACTATGTCATTGTGAAGGCCCCACGCTTCGCCTTCGAGAAGTTCCCCGGTGCCGATGACACGCTGACCACCACCATGAAGTCCGTGGGTGAGGCGATGGCCGTGGGCCGCAACTACATCACGGGTCTGAACAAGGTCATGCGTTCCCTGGAGACCAAGCAGGCCGGCTTCTGGACTGTGCCGGATGAGTCCTTCGCGGGCGATCGCGCGACGGACAAGGACGCGGTGCTGGAGGACCTGAAGCGCCCGACCGAGGGCCGCATGTACGACGTGGAGCTGGCACTGCGCCTGGGCGCGACGGTGGAGGAGGTCTACGAAGCCTCCGGTATCGACCCATGGTTCCTGGAGGAGGTCAAGGACCTGGTGGAGTTCCGCCAGCGTTTGATCGACGCCCCCGTGCTCGACGTGGACCTTCTCCGCGAGGCCAAGTACTTGGGCTTGTCCGACCGCCAGATCGCCGCGTTGCGTAAGGAGTTCGCCGGCGAGGACGGCGTACGCTCGCTGCGCTGGTCTCTGGGCATCCGTCCGGTGTTTAAGACCGTGGACACCTGTGCTGCCGAGTTCGAAGCGAAGACCCCGTACCACTACAGCTCCTACGAGCTGGACCCCGAGGCTGAGTCCGAGGTGGCTCCGCAGAAGGATCGCAAGAAGGTGCTGATCCTGGGCTCCGGCCCGAACCGCATTGGTCAGGGTATCGAGTTCGACTACTCCTGTGTGCACGCGGCACTGGAGCTGTCCCGCGCGGGCTACGAAACCGTGATGGTCAACTGCAACCCGGAGACCGTCTCCACGGACTACGACACGGCCGACCGCCTGTACTTCGAGCCTCTGACCTTCGAGGATGTGATGGAGGTCTACCACGCCGAGGCGCAGTCCGGTGACATTGCCGGTGTGATCGTCCAGTTGGGTGGACAGACTCCTCTGGGCTTGGCGCAGCGTCTGGCGGATGCGGGCGTTCCTGTGGTGGGCACGTCTCCTGAGGCCATTAACCTGGCCGAGGATCGTGGTGAGTTCGGCAAGGTGCTGGAGGCTGCGAAGCTTCCTGCTCCGGAGTTCGGTACCGCCACCTCCTTCCAGGAGGCCAAGGATGTCGCCGATCGCATCAGCTACCCCGTGCTGGTTCGTCCGTCCTACGTGCTGGGTGGCCGTGGCATGGAGATTGTCTACGACGAGGCCTCCCTGGAGGACTACATCACGCGTGCCACGGAGATCACCAGCGATCACCCCGTGCTGGTGGACCGTTTCCTGGACTCTGCCATCGAGATCGACGTGGACGCCCTGTGCGATGGGGAAGAGGTCTACCTCGCCGGCGTGATGGAACACATCGAGGAGGCCGGTATCCACTCCGGTGACTCCGCATGTGCCCTGCCACCCATGACCCTGGGTGACGAGGACATCGACAAGGTGCGCAAGTCCACGGCCGCCCTGGCGCATGGCATTGGTGTGAAGGGCCTGATGAACGTCCAGTTCGCCTTGAAGGACGACATTCTGTACGTGATCGAGGCCAACCCTCGTGCCTCCCGCACGGTGCCGTTCGTCTCCAAGGCCACGGGTGTGCCGCTGGCAAAGGCTGCCGCCCGCATCATGCTGGGTGCCACCATCGCGGAGTTGAAGACGGAGGGCATGCTGCCGAAGAACCAGGACGGCGGCTCCCTGCCGATGGGTCACCCGATCGCGGTGAAGGAAGCGGTCATGCCGTTCAACCGCTTCCGCACGGCGGAGGGCAAGGTGCTGGATTCTCTGCTGAGCCCGGAGATGAAGTCCACCGGCGAGGTCATGGGTCTGGATCTGGACTTCGGTTCAGCCTTCGCGAAGTCCCAGCTGGGTGCCTTTGGCACGCTGCCAACCTCCGGCACGGTGTTCGTCTCCGTGGCCAACCGGGACAAGCGCACCCTCATCCTGCCGATCCAGCGTCTGGCGTCCCTCGGATTCAAGATCCTGGCGACGTCCGGTACCGCGAACATGCTGCGCCGCAACGGTGTGGAATGTGAGGTCGTGGCCAAGGTCAGCCAGGCTGCCAACCAGCGCACAGTGGTGGACTGCATTAAGGATGGGGAAGTGGACCTGATCCTGAACACCCCAGCCGGTTCCGCTGGAGCCCGTCACGACGGCTACGACATCCGCGCCGCCGCAGTCACCATGGGCGTTCCATGTGTGACGACGGTTCAGGGCACGGTCGCCGCAGTCCAGGGTATCGAGGCGCTGCAGAGCCACGAGACCAGCCTGCTGCCGATCCAGGATCTGGAGCACTAG